GTCTCCAGCACCAACATCCCCCATCACCACCATGGCTGCAGGTTCTGGTGCCCCCTGGCTACGGGCAGGACGTGAAGAAATGGCCATCAAGCGTGGTGCTGGCACCGCACGCAGCCCCGGCCAAGGAGAGCACGAAGGTACCAGAGCtcgtggggctgggaggggcaggggagggggatccctgctgcaccccagccttggctccagctcagcccctcaCTTGCAGACCCCCGAGCGGCCCCGGCACACGGTGGCCAGTGAGACGCTGCGCAGCCGAGCCTCCAGCCCCCGCCGCGACGGGCGCTTCCACCTGCCCCCGCGCATCCACCACGCTTCCGACCCCGGGCTGCCAGGTAGGCTGTGGCACAGCGTGGCACGGTGGGGCAGGGTGGGGCGGCAAGTGGGCCGCCCCGGGGCTGGGTCTGCGGCCGTGGCCCGGCAGCCCTGCTGACGCCGGCCCTTGTGTCCCGTTCAGCGTTCCGGAGGCTGGGAGCCGTGCACCGCCCGGGCGCCCGAGGAGGCACCGGTAATGTCGGAGCGGGGACTCACTCAGACAATGAGTCGCAGCCGTACTAATGGCACTAACCACAGCCCATGAGTGCATCCCCTCCCCCAGGTGCCGTGCGGGCACCCCGGCATGGGACTCTTCCCCCCCAAGCCATGGGGCCGGGCACATCAGGACGGGGCACGGCCGCACCTGCGGCCCCCTCCCGTGCGGCACCTCGGGGACCCCTCGCCTGCCAGTGTGATTTGGGAACGTGTCCGATCGGGTTCTGCGGGGCGCGCAGGGAGAGGGAcacagctgtgtgctggggctTGGCTCCCTGTCTCCTGTGGCCATGGCCCTGCTGTCTCCAGTGGCTGTGGCCCCACTGTCAGACCCTGCACTGCTTTAGCCCGGTGCTGCCAAGTGCCGGGATGGCTGCGCCACGCCGGGAGCGTGGGTCCCggggtgctgcagctgctggcacccCTTAATGTcaccctcccctctcccacctAGCTGAGGACACCCGGGACAAGGCTGGCAGGAAGATGGTGGAGGCAGGTGAGTGTCACAggtggctggggagaggggttCCATGGGACCACCTGCTTGGGCTGACCCAGTTGCTTCCACAGATCCAGCTGTGATCCAGGATGGCTACATCTACCCACCAGGACCCTTTCCACGCCAGGCGTCCCCCCAGGGCATCCCCCACTTCCAGACCTCCCCGCTGCTGCACCCCCTCGTTGGGCAGCACGTCCTCTCTGTCCAGCAGTTCTCCAAGGAGCAGGTGCTGGTGCTACAGGCACCCTGatgagctgggggggggggacctGGATGAGTGCTGGGAGCACCCTGATGAGTGTGGGAAACATGGTGTCCCTGTGTCCTCATGCCAAGTGCCGGTGCCCTGGCTGagccccctctccctgcagatgTCCCACCTATTCAACGTGGCGCACACCCTGCGCATGCTGGTGCAGAAGGAGCGGAGCCTGGACATCCTCAAGGTGAGGCAGGCATGGGGGGGTTGCCTGGCACCACGGCCCCAGGCACCCTGTGCCAGGTGCAAGTTCCCTGGGCCTCACAGTGTGACCCTCCCAGGGCAAGGTGATGGCATCCATGTTCTACGAGGCGAGCACCCGGACCAGCAGCTCCTTTGCAGCAGCCATGAGCCGGCTGGGTGGCTCTGTCCTGTCCTTCTCGGAGGCCACCTCCTCGGTGCAGAAGGGCGAGTCACTGGCCGACTCTGTGCAGACCATGTGCTGCTATGCTGATGTGCTGGTGCTGCGGCACCCCCAGCCCGGGGCTGTCGAGGTGAGaggggctgggtgctgcacCCTGTCCTTGAAGGTGTTGTGGTCCTGCCCCAATGGCATGATGGTGACCTGCATGATGGGGGGGAAGGTGACCTTGATGTCAGGGGATGGTGACCTGCATGATGACAGGGTGGGTAATGTGCTCAGCTGGGGAATGGTGACCTGTGTGATGCCATGATGGTGACCTACGTGTTGGTGACCTGTGTGATTGGAGGGAAAGTGACCTGCCCTGATGGTGGGGATGGTGACACGTGTGATGGCAGGGACAGTGCCCTGCCCCAAGGGCAGGGATGGCAACCTGCATGCTGGGGATGCAGGGTGGGCCCAACCGTGCCATCAGGAGCTGGGTCCTGCTGCCATGGGGACAGGGGGGGCATGTCCTGCCTGCTCTAAGCCCCACCCTCTCCCAGCTGGCTGCCAAGCACTGCCGCAAGCCGGTGATCAACGCTGGGGATGGGGTGGGCGAGCACCCCACACAGGCTCTGCTGGACATCTTCACCATCCGTGAGGAGCTGGGCACGGTCAACGGCATGACGGTGAGGGCCGGGGGGGGGCCGTGGCCACCCTTGCCACGGGGCTGGGGGTCTGTGCTGCAGGCCAGGCTAACGTCCCTCCCCGCAGATCACCATGGTGGGCGACCTGAAGCACGGGCGCACGGTGCACTCGCTGGCCCGGCTGCTCACCCAGTACCGTGTCAACCTGCGCTACGTCACCCCCCCTGGCCTGCGCATGCCCCCCGACATCACCGCCTTCGTGGCTTCCAAGGGCATCCAGCaggtgagctgagctggggagcagcGGGAGGGGGGTTGGGGCTCTGtgccccccctgctccccagccctgctgacagAGCCGAGGCCTCTCCGTTCCCCCCCAGGAGGAGTTCGGGAGCATCGAGGAGGCTTTGCCAGACACCGACGTGCTCTACATGACCCGCATCCAGAAGGAACGCTTCCACCGGGCCGAGGAATACGAGGCTGtgagtggggggggggtgtgggagAGACCCTGGGCccctgctggggggggggggctgccctgcccccAGCTCAGCGTtgtgccccctcccccccccccagtgctTCGGGCAGTTCATCCTCACCCCCCACATCATGACCCGGGCCAAGGAGAAGATGGTGGTGATGCACCCCCTGCCCCGTGTCAACGAGATCAGGTGGggacgcggggctgggggaggtcgggggagctggggggcggggcggggcgctgGGGGGACAtgcaggggcaggggggctgcagggtccTGGGGCGGAGGtcctgggggcgggggggggtctTATTCCCacggggggggtggggggaggggaatctggggtgtgctggggggggggctcggggggggctgcggggtgcGCGGGGGGTGCGGGAGGGGACGGGAGGTGCGGGAGGCGGTGATGGCTGGGGAGGGGTCCCCGGGAGGGGTCACCGGGagcgggggtcccgggggggagggggtcccgggggggcGGAGCCTGATGACGCCACTTCCGCAGCGTGGAGGTGGACTCGGACCCGCGCGCCGCCTACTTCCGCCAGGCGGAGAACGGGATGTACATGCGGATGGCGCTGCTCGCCACCGTGCTGGGCCGGCCCTGACGCGCAATAAACCCGTCACTGCCCGCGCACGCCTCGTCGCGCCGCCCCGCGCCATGGCGGGGCTGTGGCGGGGCTGCCGGCGGCTGCGGCCCGGGGCGGCCCAGGCGCTCACCGCCGGTAAGGGCCGGAATCCCCacccccggcccccgccgctcctccccccccccccgggcacaGCCCCCTTCCCGCTTTTCCCcgtccctccttccccaccccccccccgccttttCCCTGCCCCTCGCTCTCCCCCTCTTTTCCCCATCCCGTGCTCATtgtcccctgctcccccccacATCCCCGTACTCCATCCCGTCCCCAGCCCGTCCTGCCCCGTCCCAGCCCGCGGCACACCCGGATAACCTTGCCCTGCAgcggcagctgctgcctcccctgccctgtGAAGCTGGGCAGGAAGGCTACAGCTTGTGGGGGTGGGTCCGGGGCCTCGGGGGTCCATCCCCACGGCTGGGAGGTGCTGCCCTTGCCCAGGCTCGATGGGGGGCAAGGGCTCACCGTGGGTCCCGAGGGGTGAGGGGTCCTGGCCTGCTCTGGGTCAGCAGATCTGCGTCACGGACCGTTGCCAGGGCTGTAAGGACGTGCAGTCCCAGAGGAGCCTCCCGCAGTTCTGGACTACCCCCAGAGCCCTGGGTAGAGGCTGTTTGGGTGGTGTgggtgctgggatggggcaCAGGGGTTTTGGTGGGCTCAGCGTGTCCAGCCTGCACGGCACAGGGCTGAGCCTTCCCTATGGGGCTGCCAGGACTCGGCGGCAAAGGCCTCGGCTTAAGTCGGGTGCCAGAGCACATCCTGCCCAGACCAGAGCTGGGGGGGTGTGCAGTGGGGGCTGGCTGGGAGTGGGGTCCCTGCATGTTcccccctgctcacagccctgtgCTACTCCCCAGTGACCAGTCGGGGACATGGGAAATGCCCAACAGAGGGGGCTTGGGggcactgctgtgctgggaggagggcTGTGGGGGATCTGCTGTTCCAGGGAGCCCTGAGGGTCTCAGCTCAGCTTGCAGCTACTGGACCCTAGCCCGttcccctgccagcccagccactGGGGCACTGCCAGCCTGACTGCTGGGGCCCTGCCAGCTCGTCTTGCTGTTCCCCCGTTATTTTTATCGGATTTGATGGAGTTCATACTTGGCACCTGCTGGGCTGCGCAGCCAGCCCTTGGCTCTTGGAGGgaggccagggcagagctgggagagctgcccaggccctgccctcagcctccaggcagcccctgcccaaCGCTGgggtgcagcccctgcccctgctccaggctCCAGCGCTGCCTGTTGCTTCTTCACGCTGGAGCTGGCCCGGCCGTGTTGCAGTCAGTGTGGAGAAACcgggcagagcccagcccagccctgcctcctctccctgctcgtagagctgccagtgctgccatccctgctgctgccctccccagTACAGCCGTTCTTCCCCCGCTGCTGTCAGAGCGAAGCCGTCAGCTGGGACCAGGCCAGGGATGTTTGCTGGCCCTCAGCTGTGTCCAGCCCTGCTTGGTGCCAAATCCATCCCAGAGCTGTGGGGCCAGGCAGGGCTTTGCCTCCTGCCTCCAGGGCCAGGTCCCGGCAGGGCCGGGGCGCCGCAGGCAGCAGCACGTGCCCATGGCGGTGACCCggctggccctgccctgccgtgcTGCTGCAGACGGTCTGGCCTCATTAGGCTTGGGCCTGTTTCAAAGTCctgtggctgtggcagcagcagccggcGGGGTCCCAGCACCCCCCAGCTCCGGGAATTGACCCAGCCGGGGGCTGTGTGCTGCTCGCTGCCCCCACTCCAGCCTAGCACAGATGATGTGGTGTGGCCATGCCAGTGTCTCCCCAGTGTGAATGGCTGGTGCCAGCCTGGGCCAGCAGAGTGAGATGGATGTGACCACGCTCCCGGGCACGGGGGCACCACTAGgcctgtccccctgcagcccctgtgctTTGGCACAGCACCAAGTGAGCCCCTGGGGGCTGCACTCCTCTGGGTGAGAGATGTAGCTGGCAACATGGTGGCAGGAGCgtggcagctcctggggctgcgGAGACCAAGCATGGTCAGCACAGCCAGCCTTGGCCAGGGCCACCCACTCCCCAGCCTCCTGGTCTGCCTCCAGGCTCCCTGGCCATTGCTGGGTTCCCCAGGGCCATGCTGCCACCTTGGGCTGGGGACACATCTGATGGCCAGGGATGGTACCTGGGTtggctggcacagctggaggcTGTGGGGCTTTGGCCAAGTCCTGCTCCCTGCggcactgctggggctggtAGGGGGGACCAATGGCTccaggagagagggagcagagctgggggctgctggggatgcaCCTGGGGTTCTGCCACGCCCAGTGTcctcagcacagagctgctcatgGGAGCCCAGCCTGAGCTGGCAGCGTGAGGGGGGACACTGAGGCCACCGGTCCCTGAAATGAGGGGGCTGAGGGCTTCCAGGATGGAGCCAAACGGCAGCGGGGCTGGAGCCGTGCTGGGAACCGCCTGGGAGGAGTGGGGGCAcaagcaggggctggggggcgcTGGGCCAGCCCAGTTGTGTGGAAGGGGTCAAGGATGTGGGAGGGAGCACGGCTGCCAAGGCTGCTGGTGGGGGCTGGGCACAGCGGAAGGTCCCTCACCCCTACACGGTGACATGGAGATGTGCCAGGGCCTGGCAGCAGTGGAAACGGGCAGGGAGTGGCTGCttgggagaggggctggcacCGGCAGAGCTTGGGGGGGTGCCCATGGAAGGGTTTGCGGAGCCCAAGGCCCAGGCAGAGGAGACCCCTTGGCGGTCTCGCCCTGCCCCGGAGGTGCCACAGACCCTGAGTGGGCTGTGCCGGTCCCAGGGACCCTGATGGCAGCGGGGGACGTGATCGCGCAGCAGCTGGTGGAGCGGCGGGGGCTGCGtggccaccagggcacccgcACCCTGCGGATGGCAGCCATCGGCTGCTGCTTCGTGGTGAGTGGTACCCGACACCGCAGGGActggggtgggagctgggaggggggcCTGGGATGCAGGATTGGTGTGTGGGACTGGAATCAAAGACAGTTTCAGCGGGGTGAGGCCAAGGTGCCCAGGTGTGAGCTGGGCTATcccagtgccacctccagcagctgcaggcagagccagctccTCTCATAGAGGAGCACCCTGACCCTGCAGGGTGGGAcagggccagcagctgctgtccctgcagccccagcacccgggtctgtccttgctgctggtgacagcccTGGAGGGGGGGCAGGACAAGGCCATGTAACCAGCTCTGAAGCTCTCTCAGCCCGGGAGAGCAGGAACCTGCCCCTCAACCCCTGGCTCCTTCAGGGCCCTGTTGTGGGCAGCTGGTACAGGATCCTGGATCATTTCATCCCAGGGACGACCAAAGTGGTGGCCGTGAAGAAGATGGTCATGGACCAGGTTGGTGCCTAGGGGTGAGGGTCCCTTGGGGGTGGTGCAGTGGGATGGGGTTGGGAGCAGCCAGGTCTCTGTGGGCAGGTTTCTGTCCCCCTCCAAGAGCCCTAGGTCAGCCCCAGTGCAGTGCGgagctggggtgggcagggctgcagaggggccACCTTTGGACCTTCCAGAGTGCCCGTGATGGTCCTGTCCCTCCCTGTCATGGCCCTGTCCTTCCCCGTGGCTCTGTGCTGAGAAGCCAGAGGCCCAGTAACCCCAGGGCATCAAGAACTCAGGGCCCATGcctcccagcctctcccctcACCCTGTGCCACTCCTGGCACCACAACTCCTGGGCACAGCCACGGCTCCTCTCTGGCAGGGGGCCTTTGCGCCCTGTTTCCTCGGCTGCTTCCTTGCCATCACGGGGGCCATGAATGGGCTGTCGGCAGAGGAGAACTGGTCCAAGATCCAGCAGGTAAATGCTGCCTCCTGGGGTGGCACGAGGCCGTCAGCAGCTGCCTTGGCAGCTCCTGGGGTGCTTAGTTCTCtggatgctgctgccagggctgctgcctgtgTCGTGATTCGCTGGGGTCCTGCCCGGTGCCATCCAGCCCCTCTTCTGGCTGCTCTATTGTGCCATGATGGAGGTGGCTGCCATTGGCGCTTGCTGGAAACCAGCACAAGAACTGAGTCAGCGTGTCCAGTGAGTCAccagggaggagggggtggcACACGGGGTGGTCACTGCCCAGGGATGGCACTAGTGGCTGCCAGCGCTGTGTGTGAAGGGCTCCAGCATAGCTGGACCATCGGCTGCCCTGGGCCAGACTCTGTCCACGGTGCCACACCTCTGTGTGGGGACACCCTCCCAGTGGTGCCAGAAGGGACCATCcctgccccttgtcctgcctAGGGCTGATTTACTGCTTCATTCTTGGGGCTCTTCGAGAGCAGCACTGGCTGAAAAGTGTTTCCAGAGCCTCCAGGGGCACACATAGGCTAGTcctgagcacaggcagccccccCAGGCGCTCCCACCCCCCTGGCTGCATATCAGCCAGGTCTTGCCGTGTAGAGCCTGGGCAGGGTGGTGGGTGACTCCTGCATGCCAGTGCCCTGCCCTGGGAGAGGGCTGGGCTGGAAACCAGGCAGTGGTTGCTGAAGGCACCTTCACCCCCGGTTTGGGATGCATCCATCCCTCCCCAGGCAGAGGAAGCGTCAGCAGAGCATCCATCACCCCCCTCCGGCTCTCCCGGTCCTGGGCTGCCGGCCAGCACCGGAGCAGGCTGGGCTTGGGCTGAGTCACAGCCAGGCGGGACAAGGGACTTGTTCTGTGGCCTTGGGGCAGGGCTGCGGCACAGCCACCGGGCTGCACGTCGGGCTCCTAGGGCGGCTGCCCCAGCCTCTCCCGCTGTGGCCGGCTGtgtggcagggctggtgccCGTGGTGGCTCAGTGGCAGTGGGGTGGCTCCAGGCACTCATggcctcccttctctcccaggACTACATGGACGCTCTGCTGACCAACTACTGCGTAAGTGCTGGTGGCAGTGACCACTGAGGTCATaccccccctgccccagtgctgtgctggggtgaCTGGCCAGGGTCCTCTGCACCCCTGTCCCCACCTCAGGGGCTGCTGTGGGCTCACCAGATGCCCTGAATGCCTGGGCAGGGGTGGGCACAGGACAAGGTAACCAGCCAGGCCTCTCACCACCATCTTCTTCCCTGCCCAGATCTGGCCACCGGTGCAAGTCGCAAACTTCTACTTCGTGCCCCTGAAGCACAGGTAGTGATATGGCAGTTACCCCAGCTCCCTGGCTCTGGAAGCCTGTGCCTGTGCACCCtgtcccctctgtccccaggctggctgTTGTCCAGTGTGTTGCTATCATCTGGAACTGCTACCTCTCCTGGAAGGCAAATCAGATGTGAGGGGGGAGCCGTGTCCCCGCTGTCCCCCTGCTGCCTGACTCCACCCCACATCGGGAGGTCTTGGAACTGGCACCTGTGGCTGTGGGGGGACAAGATACTCAGTGTCACCCATCCTCTTCTCGGGGGACCCATCACCTGCAGCCGTGACCCTCACTGGTCACAAGAGGAAAAGATGGTGATGGGTCCTCCTGGAAATGGGCCAATGtccagggctgctctgagccCAGCAGCCCACCATGCTTTGGGACGGCTTTGCCCCTTGATGCACTTCTCCCTCTATGCTTGCTGCTCACCCAGCCCGTGTCCCCACTACCACCTTGGTCCATCTTTCCCCAGCAGGGGACCCGGGGGAGgttgaggagcagcagcagtgggtaGTGGTGTGGGCTGTGTGCCAGCAGTGCCCCATAGATCTGAGGtcagcactgccagccccagccccactgctgctgctggggacttGAGCTCTGCTACTGGCAGTTGGACACCCAATAAATGGCATTTTCACCTCCTGATTCTTGTGACACTTGTGCTTGTGGCTGGTCTCCCACTGGGGGCTGCTCAGGGGTGGTTTCAGGCCAATTGTTCTTGtgcttgctgagctgctggcaggtcCCGCATCCCCTGGGTGGGGACCCAGAGTGGGGCCTTGGGGCAGTGGCAGAGAAATGGCTTCACTCTCCGCCTGTCCCCGAGGAGCCGAGTGTGCAGCCATCTTGATGGGGCTGGGTACCAAGGTCCAGGCTGCTGGAGTGGGCTACCCTGGCTGCTGGATAGGGGTGAGGATCTGGTGTAGGGGGTCATCAGGTCCCACTGTGGCTGTTTGATGGGGTGTGATGGTGCCTTGGTTGCAATGGGTGGGGTGATGAAACAGGGTGAGCTGCACCCAGGGTGTAGGATCctcctgggggtcctggtgtGCTTGGTGCAGGGCCAGACACCAAAGGGAGGGTTCAGGAGGGGTGAGGGCTGGAACTGGGTCTCTGCATGTCTAGCACCATTGTCTGGGGGGACCTCAGGCACTGTGGGCATTGTGGGGCTCAGTCCAGGCCCCTCCAACCTGGGGTTGAGCACTGCCAGTGGGAGGTTGTGGAAGGCAGGAGCTTGAAGCTCTGTCTGGGATGCAGGAGGGCCCTGGTGTGTCGGCAGTGAGTGAGCTGCCAGTGTGGCACGAACCAGGCACTTGtcccagggagcagccagccc
The Apus apus isolate bApuApu2 chromosome 3, bApuApu2.pri.cur, whole genome shotgun sequence genome window above contains:
- the MPV17 gene encoding protein Mpv17 isoform X2, with amino-acid sequence MRGLRASRMEPNGSGAGAVLGTAWEEWGHKQGLGGAGPAQLCGRGQGCGREHGCQGCWWGLGTAEGPSPLHGDMEMCQGLAAVETGREWLLGRGAGTGRAWGGAHGRVCGAQGPGRGDPLAVSPCPGGATDPEWAVPVPGTLMAAGDVIAQQLVERRGLRGHQGTRTLRMAAIGCCFVGPVVGSWYRILDHFIPGTTKVVAVKKMVMDQGAFAPCFLGCFLAITGAMNGLSAEENWSKIQQIWPPVQVANFYFVPLKHRLAVVQCVAIIWNCYLSWKANQM
- the MPV17 gene encoding protein Mpv17 isoform X3 — protein: MAGLWRGCRRLRPGAAQALTAGTLMAAGDVIAQQLVERRGLRGHQGTRTLRMAAIGCCFVGPVVGSWYRILDHFIPGTTKVVAVKKMVMDQGAFAPCFLGCFLAITGAMNGLSAEENWSKIQQDYMDALLTNYCIWPPVQVANFYFVPLKHRLAVVQCVAIIWNCYLSWKANQM
- the MPV17 gene encoding protein Mpv17 isoform X1; this translates as MRGLRASRMEPNGSGAGAVLGTAWEEWGHKQGLGGAGPAQLCGRGQGCGREHGCQGCWWGLGTAEGPSPLHGDMEMCQGLAAVETGREWLLGRGAGTGRAWGGAHGRVCGAQGPGRGDPLAVSPCPGGATDPEWAVPVPGTLMAAGDVIAQQLVERRGLRGHQGTRTLRMAAIGCCFVGPVVGSWYRILDHFIPGTTKVVAVKKMVMDQGAFAPCFLGCFLAITGAMNGLSAEENWSKIQQDYMDALLTNYCIWPPVQVANFYFVPLKHRLAVVQCVAIIWNCYLSWKANQM